The DNA region CCTTCTTTAACGAGAAAGCGCCCCTCTGGGACAGCATGCAGGAGGTTCCGGAAGGAAAACTCCGGAGGCTTCTATCTCTTCTTCCCATCACCCGGGGAGGCGTGATTCTTGATGTGGGGTCGGGTACGGGGGTTCTCGTCCCCTTTCTGCGGGAGCTCTTTTCCCCTTTGCTCATTGTGGAGCTTGATATTGCCGAGGCCATGCTCTCGGAGGCCCGGAAGAAATTCGGGGATGAGGGCATCCGGTACGTTCTTGGGGATGCAAAAGATGTGGAGCTTGAGGAGACCTTTGACGCCATCCTCTGCTACTCCTCTTTTCCGCACTTTGAGGACAAAGAGGGGACCGTCCGGCACCTTACCTTTTTCCTGAAGGACGGAGGGGTCTTTGCCATCCTCCATACCTCTGGGCGCAAGATCATCCACGCCATCCACGCCGAGAACGAGGTGACAAAAAACCATCTCCTCCCCGAAGGCGAAGAAGTCGCAAGAATGCTTACAAAACTTGGCCTTCGGGTCTTTGCCGTTCTTGATACCGAAGAGGAGTACCTTGTGGCCGGGGTAAAAGAAGGCGTACAATAGGAAAAAACTACAAGAGGTGGCCTTTGGGAATCTTCCTCCAGTTCGGGGCGGGGAACATCGGACGGGGCTTCATGGGGGAGCTTTTTTCTGAGGCAGGGTACCGGATTGTCTTTGTCGACGTGCG from Candidatus Caldatribacterium sp. includes:
- a CDS encoding methyltransferase domain-containing protein, whose amino-acid sequence is FFNEKAPLWDSMQEVPEGKLRRLLSLLPITRGGVILDVGSGTGVLVPFLRELFSPLLIVELDIAEAMLSEARKKFGDEGIRYVLGDAKDVELEETFDAILCYSSFPHFEDKEGTVRHLTFFLKDGGVFAILHTSGRKIIHAIHAENEVTKNHLLPEGEEVARMLTKLGLRVFAVLDTEEEYLVAGVKEGVQ